A section of the Gloeobacter violaceus PCC 7421 genome encodes:
- a CDS encoding GNAT family N-acetyltransferase: protein MPAFDFGPFPVLKTERLLLREVVPRDAQAIFAIRSDYEATRYNIGRAYTGLDQARGLIEDIAAGYATGSELRWGITFVGQERVIGMAGFNYWSPGDRRASIGFDLAREFWGKGIMAEALQAILRFGFESMALNRIEADTSAANAASSRLLSRLGFRLEGCQREQYFQEGRFHDLLIFALLRREFGP, encoded by the coding sequence ATGCCAGCTTTTGACTTTGGTCCCTTTCCTGTTCTCAAAACCGAGCGGTTGCTTCTGCGGGAGGTGGTGCCGAGGGACGCGCAGGCGATCTTCGCCATCCGCAGCGATTACGAGGCGACCCGCTACAACATCGGCAGGGCGTACACGGGCCTGGATCAAGCGCGCGGCTTGATCGAAGACATCGCCGCCGGCTATGCCACCGGCAGTGAACTGCGCTGGGGAATCACTTTCGTCGGGCAAGAACGGGTGATCGGTATGGCCGGTTTCAATTATTGGTCCCCAGGGGACCGCCGCGCTTCGATCGGTTTCGATCTGGCGCGGGAATTCTGGGGGAAGGGGATCATGGCGGAGGCGCTGCAGGCAATCTTGCGGTTCGGTTTTGAATCGATGGCCCTCAACCGCATCGAAGCCGACACCAGCGCCGCCAATGCCGCCTCGAGCCGGCTGTTGTCCCGGCTCGGTTTTCGCCTCGAAGGCTGCCAGCGCGAACAGTATTTCCAAGAAGGCCGCTTCCACGATCTGCTAATCTTCGCCCTGCTGCGCCGGGAGTTTGGCCCTTGA